The region ACTCCATCTGGGCGATGGCATGATCAGTCTGGCCGATGATCTTGTAGGCTCCGGAGAGCTTGTAGCGATAGAAGGCATTGCCGGGCGATAGATCGACCGCCGTGGAGTACTCGTGAATGGCAACGTCCCACTTGCCGTAACGGGCATAGACCTCGGCGATGCTGAAGTGAGGCTCGGGGCTGTTCGGATCCCTCTTGAGGGCTTTCCGGTACTGCGTCACGGCATTGATCGGCAGTTCCGCCAAGGCGTACGCATCGCCAAGGTCCGTGCGGTGCAGGGAATCATCGTCAATCCGCGCGGCCTTCTTGTAGCGGGTGATGGCGTAGTGGAGCCTGCCTTTCGCCAGATGCTGATCGGCGAGGCGTTTGTTTCCGTCGGCGGTCGTCGGTTCTCGCTCCTGCAGTTCGTCGGGCCGCTCGGCGGTCTCAGGTCGATCCGGTTCTTTCCTCCCGAACGGGAAGCCTCGCAGTACGTCCAAGTTCTATGTCCTCCGATCCGTATCCAGCAGAATGGTCACGGGCCCATCGTTCTCAATGTTCACCAGCATTCTAGCACGAAACCGGCCGGTCTGCACCCGCGCGTCCAGCCTTCGAATCGCGTCCACATAGACCTGATAGAGCGCGTCGGCGCGATCGGGTGGCGCGGCCTCGGAGAAGCTTGGGCGGCGACCTTTTCGCGCGTCACCGAAGAGCGTGAACTGCGAAACGACGAGCGCCTCGCCGCCGACTTCGAGAAGGGACAGGTTCATCTTTCCGTCGCCGTCCTCAAAG is a window of Armatimonadota bacterium DNA encoding:
- a CDS encoding tetratricopeptide repeat protein — translated: MDVLRGFPFGRKEPDRPETAERPDELQEREPTTADGNKRLADQHLAKGRLHYAITRYKKAARIDDDSLHRTDLGDAYALAELPINAVTQYRKALKRDPNSPEPHFSIAEVYARYGKWDVAIHEYSTAVDLSPGNAFYRYKLSGAYKIIGQTDHAIAQMEYAVASKPADAFYHFELGLLYSEAGRMDEAIPQMEQAVSFSPGDDYYAARLGMFYARVGRYEDAAEAYLEAARLNYKPIYACLLGDTFIWRGDEERAEAAYEDAGDLDPYDMDFLERTRRFIHGGSW
- the dtd gene encoding D-tyrosyl-tRNA(Tyr) deacylase gives rise to the protein MRAVIQRVRAASVAVDGCIVSSIERGLLVLVGVGLNDSESDAEWLADKTANLRIFEDGDGKMNLSLLEVGGEALVVSQFTLFGDARKGRRPSFSEAAPPDRADALYQVYVDAIRRLDARVQTGRFRARMLVNIENDGPVTILLDTDRRT